The nucleotide sequence ATCCATGTATGTTCAGGGTAATTCCATGCATGATCTGGCCGTGGCCGATGCGCGACGTGCTTGCTCCTCCCCGGTGGGAAAAACTTTCATAAATATTCATCGCGACAATCGCGGTCGGGCCATTCGACAATATCACCCGCGAGCGCGTGGCTCCGCCAGCTGCGCGCGACATTTTCACCCCTCCCCTGTGCGTATGAAACTTGGAATTCACGCCTACGCTTGGTGCTCCCAATGGACCAATGACACGCTTGATCTGATCGATCGGGTGGCCGACCTCGGACTCGATTTTATTGAGATCCCGCTCATGTGCCTCGACACGTTTGATGCCGCTGCCATCAAGGCGCGACTCGAGGCCACCGGCCTGGCCGCCGTCACATCCACGGTGCTTTTGGCCGACACCGACATCACCAGTGACGACCCCGCCGTGCGTGCCGCCGGGCAGGCTTATTTACAGGACTGCGTCCGAGCCACCGCGGCCATCGGCGGCACCAGCTTCTCCGGCGTGATCTACTCGCGACATCCCGGCATACTGGCGCAGCGCCCCACCGCCATGCATTGGTCACGCGCTGCTGATGGATTGCGTCCGGCCGCGCGGTTGGCAGGCGAGCTCGGCGTATTGGTCGGCATCGAGCCGGTGAACCGTTACGAAACCTACCTCGTCAATACCTGCGCACAGGCGCGTCAGCTCATGGCGCTGATCGACGAGCCGGCGATGCGCATCCATCTCGACACCTACCACATGAACATCGAGGAAAAGAGCTTTCACGACGCCACCCTGCTCGCCGGAGATGACCTCATTCACTATCACATTTGCGAAAACGACCGCGGTATTCCCGGCACCGGTCAGGTCGATTGGGACGGTATTTTCCGAGCGCTCGCCGCGATCAATTATCAGGGCAACGCCGCGCTGGAGAGTTTCGTCGACAACACCGACAACATGAACACCTGGGTGTGGCGCCAGCTCGCCCCTGACGGGGACACATTGCTCCGGGAGGGCGTGGCCTTCATTCGCGCCAAACAAAAAGAATACGGGCTGTCGTGATGACGCGAAGTCTCGGACTGTGTGGCAGATTTTTCCTGCTAGCCCTCTTGGGAACGCTCGCCTCTCGCGCGGCGGACGTGGGCACGATCGAAGATCTCGGCATCCCCGTGCGCGGCGTCGGTTGGGTGCGACTGCATCCGGGAGTCAGCCCGGACGGCAAGGCGTCGTTGTTGATTTCCATGGGGCAACACAAGGACGGGTGCTTCGTGCTCGATGTCGATTTGGAGACGGGCCACTGCCGCCAATACCGGGTGGGACGGGACGAAGCCGCGCTCGCCTCCAGCAGTTATCGCAGCTCCCGCACCGGCGTGCTCTACGTCGGTTCGGCCTACACCGGTCACTTGCACCGCTACGATCCCGCGCAACCCGAACGCGGCTTGGAAGATCTCGGTCCCGTCGATCCCGCATTGGCAACCTTTCCCACCGGCATCGCCGAGGGACCCGATGGCAAAATCTACGTCGGAGCCTATCCCGGTGCCTGCCTCTCCGTATTTGACCCGACCAGCGACTCATGGACGCGCCATGGTCGCATGGATGACGTCGATAAATACTTCGCTCCGGTCGTGGGCGACGACGGCACCGTGGCGGGAAAAATCCGCAGCACCCACTGGCGGGTGGTCGCGTTCGATCCGACGACCGGAGAGCACCGGCGGGTGGGTCCCTTTGTCGCCGAACCTGCCGTCAATCGGCGCCGTTTTCGACTATTCAAAGGCACCGATGGTCTCGTCTATCTCGATAGTTTCGACGGCGCTTTCCGTATCCAAGGTCTGGACGCGATACCGATTTCAGCCTCCGACCTGCCCGCCGAAATGCCCGGCATCGAATCGCCCAACGCCAACGGTTACCAGGTGCTCGCGTCCCTGCCCGACGGTCGCACCGTCGCGTGGGCCGACCCCGACGACATTGACTATCGGCGCCTGCGGGTGAGCGCCCCCGGTGGCGAGATTCCGGATCGCATCATCACCCTCGATTGGGAGGGCAGCGGTTCCGAACTGTGGACACTGCATTTTGGTCCCGACGACCGACTTTACGGCAGCAGCATGCTCCCCGAACGCTTGTTCGCGATCGACGCCGATGGCTCCAACTCCCTCGACTACGGGCGGATGAGTCTTTCGGTGGGCGAAGGGTATTCGATGACCAACTACGACGGGCTGCTGGCTATCGCGTCCTATCCCAAGTCACGTCTCTCGCTCTATGATCCCGCCCTGCCCTATCAGTTTGGCACGCGGCCCGGATCCAACCCACTCGACATCGGCCGGGTGGACGATGTCGGTGACCGTCCCCACGCCATGATCGCCACCCCTGACGGTAAACTGTGGCTCGCATCGGCCCCGGAATACGGCCTCATCGGCGGCACTCTGACCTGGATCGATCCGCACACCCGCGCCAGCAAGAGTCATCGCAACGTGCTCGCCGATTGCTCGCCATTTTCCCTGCTCTGGCTGCCCGATCGGGAGCAACTGTTGGTCGGATTCATCGTCGAGCCCGGCACCGGCACCATGGCCCGGGCTTCGCGCGGAGGCTTCGCTTTGTGGGATCCAATCACGGATAACGCCACCTACATCGGAGATTTTGGCGACAACGATCTCGCCGGCGTGGTATCGCTGGCTCCCGCCCCCGATGGTTTGGTCTATGCCCTCAGTGGTCGCAATCCACGCTTGGTCGTTCACTACAACGCCGCGCCCGCGCCCACGCGCCTGCTCTTGATTGATCCGGCCACTCGGCGGGTGGTGGACTCGGCCCCGCTTCCCGCCGCGTGGGGCCCCATGCCTTTCGAATCGGCCAACACCTTGCGAATCGACACCGATGGCACGCTTTACGGGGCGACTTCCCAAACCGTCTTTCGTGTTATCCCTGGCACCGTCGAGACCGAACGCATCGCCGTCATGTCCACCGGCGACGCCACCGTGATTGGCCCAGTGCGGGACGGATGGCTGTATTACGCGTCCGTATATCGCCTGCGGCGCATGAAGATCACCGCCGCCGTTTCGCCATGAAAACGCCCTCCGTAGCAGTCGATTTAATCAGCGGCCAACCGCAATCCGCGCGAATCCGTGGACGGGATTTCCCGGCCGGTTGACGCACTATGCCGGGACCCTCGCCACTGGCTGACAGTTGGACTTTGCCTCAGCGAGCACCGCGCCCGTGCTTGTCCTTTTCCAGACTACGCAACGGGGGTTACCAACGGCCCAGTTTTTTGGGTTTCACCGGCTTTTCCGCCGGAGTCTCGGCCGCGGGCAAATCAACTTGTTTGGTTCCGGACGTGATAAACGGCTGCTTGTTTTTGAAACGTTGCAGGTTTCGCTGGTCCTTCGTCGTCGGTAAAAATTTGGCACCCATGTCACGCACCCCGGCTGAAACACCGCCCCGCCGCAATCAGAATCAGCCATCGCCGGATCACCTTCGCAGTCGGGTGAGCCCACTCGAAACCGCTTCAGGCTCGCTCCCCCGG is from Synoicihabitans lomoniglobus and encodes:
- a CDS encoding sugar phosphate isomerase/epimerase family protein, which encodes MKLGIHAYAWCSQWTNDTLDLIDRVADLGLDFIEIPLMCLDTFDAAAIKARLEATGLAAVTSTVLLADTDITSDDPAVRAAGQAYLQDCVRATAAIGGTSFSGVIYSRHPGILAQRPTAMHWSRAADGLRPAARLAGELGVLVGIEPVNRYETYLVNTCAQARQLMALIDEPAMRIHLDTYHMNIEEKSFHDATLLAGDDLIHYHICENDRGIPGTGQVDWDGIFRALAAINYQGNAALESFVDNTDNMNTWVWRQLAPDGDTLLREGVAFIRAKQKEYGLS